A window from Pyrococcus kukulkanii encodes these proteins:
- a CDS encoding YhfC family intramembrane metalloprotease, with product MNPAFFILLGGFLAWLTLYLLGLRKFKGAEFILGVFIFFFAMLLQGLIQQGAFVLAGIKSNKDIIKRGLMLVASLWVGLSAGFIQEGVKFALVRDKSKRQGGFVGLGFGIAEVFAVVINIAIINFKGLTPDVPFIMGMLSLAERYLVVLFHVATTILLAGASVRTFLALTGIHTVVDTLAAYYQLTRLVDPVKSVKILIITEAVLGLVVLVLLIYALPQALKEEEKEKVIW from the coding sequence ATGAACCCTGCGTTTTTCATCCTGCTCGGTGGTTTTTTGGCTTGGCTTACCTTGTACCTTTTAGGACTGAGAAAGTTCAAAGGAGCAGAATTTATACTTGGAGTGTTCATCTTCTTCTTCGCTATGCTCCTCCAGGGCCTGATACAGCAGGGGGCTTTTGTGCTTGCAGGCATTAAATCTAATAAAGACATAATCAAGAGAGGTCTAATGCTTGTTGCCAGCCTCTGGGTTGGTCTCTCAGCTGGCTTCATTCAGGAGGGAGTTAAGTTTGCCTTGGTCAGGGATAAGAGCAAGAGGCAGGGCGGGTTCGTAGGTCTTGGCTTCGGAATAGCTGAGGTATTTGCTGTGGTTATTAATATTGCTATTATAAACTTCAAGGGATTAACTCCTGATGTTCCCTTCATTATGGGCATGCTAAGCCTGGCTGAGAGGTACTTGGTTGTCCTCTTCCATGTTGCCACAACGATTCTCTTGGCTGGGGCATCGGTAAGAACGTTCTTGGCCTTAACTGGGATTCACACGGTGGTGGATACTCTCGCAGCGTACTATCAGCTCACTAGACTCGTAGATCCAGTTAAATCCGTGAAGATTCTAATTATCACTGAGGCCGTCCTTGGGCTTGTTGTTCTAGTACTCCTAATATATGCCCTGCCCCAAGCCCTTAAAGAGGAAGAAAAAGAGAAGGTGATCTGGTAG
- a CDS encoding YbjQ family protein gives METIEGVIVVTTETIPGYRIVEVKGIARGGIVRATHLGRDILATLRNIKGGEVKEYTQMMAEAREEALRRMALHAKQLGANAVVNVRFATSNVSSGTAEVYAYGTAVVVERE, from the coding sequence ATGGAGACAATAGAAGGGGTTATTGTAGTCACTACCGAAACAATCCCTGGGTACAGAATAGTTGAGGTTAAGGGAATAGCTAGGGGAGGAATCGTTAGGGCCACTCATCTTGGAAGGGACATACTCGCCACCCTTAGGAACATCAAGGGTGGGGAGGTTAAGGAGTACACCCAGATGATGGCAGAAGCTAGGGAGGAAGCCCTCAGAAGAATGGCCCTGCACGCTAAGCAACTCGGTGCAAATGCCGTCGTCAATGTGAGGTTCGCAACTTCTAATGTTTCATCTGGAACGGCCGAAGTTTATGCCTATGGCACCGCGGTGGTCGTTGAGAGGGAGTAA
- a CDS encoding SdpI family protein produces MIWLGLMMLIIGVLTLAVRNNQNPFIGVRFSYTYLSKEAWRRANTIAGILSVILGVVVLIQSCIGASKSVVLSTFAIGMFLIAISTYSIARKAYEVETMKEEPQGEIEEMSPGFPRVICLQWFMIPLGIAIKLPLEDIFLVAMVPVMSTIVARDPLLLRLPGKSRDIRMALYAVTLLQVAFLIYGKF; encoded by the coding sequence TTGATTTGGCTTGGCTTGATGATGCTTATAATTGGAGTTCTGACTTTGGCGGTGAGGAACAATCAAAACCCATTCATTGGGGTTAGGTTCTCATATACGTACCTTTCCAAGGAGGCTTGGAGGAGAGCAAATACAATAGCTGGTATCTTGAGCGTAATCCTGGGAGTTGTGGTTTTGATTCAGTCCTGCATCGGGGCCAGCAAGAGCGTTGTACTCTCAACTTTTGCCATTGGCATGTTCCTCATTGCCATTTCAACGTACTCAATAGCGAGGAAGGCTTATGAGGTAGAGACCATGAAAGAGGAGCCCCAGGGAGAGATAGAAGAAATGTCCCCAGGATTTCCCAGGGTCATCTGCCTCCAGTGGTTCATGATACCCTTAGGCATCGCTATAAAGCTTCCCCTTGAGGATATATTTTTAGTTGCCATGGTTCCAGTGATGTCAACTATCGTTGCTAGGGATCCCCTCCTGCTTAGATTGCCCGGGAAGTCGAGGGATATTAGGATGGCACTCTACGCTGTTACCCTGCTTCAAGTGGCCTTCCTTATTTACGGAAAGTTTTAA
- a CDS encoding PadR family transcriptional regulator → MKAIEKLRKELRAGLYSYLVLLILEREGELHGYGIRKKLEELTNGRLVPSEGTLYDLLKSLKKYKLIEDRLVLVGKKPRRYYKLTTQGKEVLEELKEEVRGIIKILEVVV, encoded by the coding sequence GTGAAGGCCATTGAAAAGCTGAGGAAGGAACTAAGGGCTGGCTTATACTCCTACCTAGTGCTCCTCATCTTGGAGAGAGAGGGAGAACTACATGGGTACGGGATAAGGAAGAAGCTTGAAGAACTCACTAATGGAAGGCTCGTCCCCAGTGAGGGAACCCTTTATGATCTGCTGAAGAGCTTGAAGAAGTACAAGTTGATAGAAGATAGGCTAGTCTTAGTTGGCAAGAAGCCTAGGAGGTATTACAAGCTCACCACCCAGGGAAAGGAGGTTTTAGAGGAACTTAAGGAGGAAGTTAGGGGAATAATTAAGATTTTGGAGGTGGTAGTTTGA
- a CDS encoding fumarate hydratase, with protein MEQEILEAIKLAVTNIPQDVVEALEEAYKKEECEIAKYNLELILKAVDVAKKKGVPVCQDTGTPIFFVEVGPNDNIHKIQKAIINAISRATQEVPLRPNALSVLTGKVLGNIPEIHFEPGNKTRISILMKGGGSENCSALFTLTPGEGLEGVKRKVIEHVKACGGKPCPPIIVGIGIASPAEKAMRLAKKSLFRKIGERHPNKEIARFEEELLKEINSLGIGPMGMGGKITALDVKVEVESRHPASYIVALTIQCWAHRRAFIEFDEEVRIWQ; from the coding sequence ATGGAGCAGGAGATACTTGAGGCGATAAAATTAGCGGTAACAAATATCCCCCAGGATGTAGTTGAAGCCCTTGAAGAAGCTTATAAAAAGGAAGAGTGCGAGATAGCAAAGTACAATCTCGAGCTCATCCTAAAGGCAGTAGATGTGGCCAAAAAGAAGGGAGTACCAGTATGCCAGGACACGGGGACGCCGATATTCTTCGTTGAAGTTGGGCCTAACGATAACATCCACAAAATCCAGAAAGCAATAATCAACGCCATAAGTAGAGCAACCCAAGAAGTCCCACTGAGGCCCAACGCCCTCTCAGTTTTAACTGGAAAGGTTCTAGGGAACATTCCGGAGATACACTTCGAGCCTGGAAATAAAACGAGAATCAGCATCTTAATGAAAGGAGGAGGAAGCGAGAACTGTTCTGCCCTATTCACCCTGACCCCAGGGGAAGGCCTCGAGGGTGTGAAAAGGAAAGTGATTGAGCACGTGAAGGCCTGCGGAGGGAAGCCCTGCCCGCCGATAATAGTAGGGATTGGAATAGCGAGCCCAGCCGAAAAAGCTATGAGGCTGGCCAAGAAGTCCTTATTCAGAAAAATTGGCGAAAGGCATCCCAACAAAGAGATCGCAAGGTTTGAGGAGGAACTACTAAAAGAGATCAACTCCCTAGGGATAGGCCCCATGGGAATGGGAGGGAAAATTACCGCGCTAGACGTTAAAGTTGAGGTTGAAAGCAGGCATCCAGCGAGCTACATAGTGGCCCTTACCATCCAGTGCTGGGCCCACAGGAGGGCCTTTATCGAGTTTGACGAGGAGGTGAGAATATGGCAGTGA
- a CDS encoding FumA C-terminus/TtdB family hydratase beta subunit, which yields MAVKLETPLSLDDVLKLKAGDRVLLSGVVYTARDLAHKRFLTQGFPFNPEGAVIYHCGPLVKGMKVVSAGPTTSARMNPYLNFIFSKGIRAVIGKGGMNPEPFKGRGVYFAFPGGAGSLASEFVKRIRRVYWEDLGMADAVWELEVEEMPLIVGIDTKGKSLFI from the coding sequence ATGGCAGTGAAGCTTGAAACTCCCCTCTCTCTAGATGACGTGCTTAAATTAAAGGCCGGAGACAGGGTTCTCCTCTCTGGAGTTGTGTATACGGCCAGGGATCTGGCCCACAAAAGGTTCCTAACCCAGGGATTTCCCTTTAACCCAGAGGGGGCTGTGATATACCATTGCGGGCCCCTCGTTAAGGGGATGAAGGTAGTATCCGCCGGACCAACGACGAGCGCTAGGATGAACCCTTACCTTAACTTCATATTCTCAAAAGGCATAAGGGCCGTGATAGGGAAGGGAGGAATGAATCCAGAGCCCTTCAAGGGGAGAGGAGTTTACTTCGCCTTCCCAGGAGGAGCAGGAAGCCTGGCTTCGGAATTCGTTAAAAGGATAAGGAGGGTTTACTGGGAAGATCTAGGGATGGCAGATGCCGTATGGGAACTTGAAGTTGAAGAGATGCCTCTCATAGTCGGGATAGACACGAAAGGGAAATCACTCTTTATCTGA
- a CDS encoding UPF0175 family protein has protein sequence MHRRGIVSIGRAVEIAGVSYQEFLGELLKRGIDPYEYDENELAEELLEWGLFWIHPL, from the coding sequence ATGCATAGGAGGGGGATAGTTTCTATAGGAAGGGCGGTTGAGATCGCTGGGGTCTCATATCAGGAATTCTTGGGGGAGTTATTGAAGAGAGGAATTGATCCCTATGAGTATGATGAGAATGAATTAGCGGAGGAGCTTTTAGAATGGGGCTTGTTTTGGATTCATCCGCTATAA